From a single Rosa rugosa chromosome 7, drRosRugo1.1, whole genome shotgun sequence genomic region:
- the LOC133722900 gene encoding protein BOBBER 1-like, whose translation MAIISDIQEDQNENQVKVPSSQPSLVEVKAEEKRVKEEDKGKKSGLKVPNKGNGLDLEKYSWTQSLQEVNVLIPVPAGTNKRDVLYEVKTNHLKFGLKGQPPIIDGYLFQSIKPDDCLWSIEDQTAVSIPLTKKNQQDWWKSLVKGDPEIDTQKVEPEPSKLSDLDSETRQTVEKMMFDQRQKHRGLPTSDELQKQELLKKFMAQHPDMDFSNAMMMQ comes from the coding sequence ATGGCGATAATCTCTGACATCCAAGAAGACCAAAACGAAAACCAAGTAAAGGTTCCTTCTTCCCAGCCATCATTGGTAGAGGTTAAGGCAGAAGAGAAGAGGGTGAAGGAGGAAGACAAAGGGAAGAAGAGTGGCTTGAAAGTTCCAAACAAAGGGAATGGTCTTGATTTGGAGAAATACTCATGGACGCAGAGCCTGCAGGAGGTTAACGTACTGATTCCAGTGCCTGCTGGAACTAATAAAAGGGATGTTCTATACGAGGTGAAGACAAACCATCTCAAGTTTGGACTCAAAGGGCAGCCTCCTATAATTGATGGTTACCTCTTTCAGTCAATCAAGCCTGATGATTGTTTGTGGAGCATAGAGGATCAGACTGCTGTCTCCATTCCTTTGACCAAGAAGAACCAACAGGACTGGTGGAAGTCTTTAGTGAAAGGTGATCCCGAAATAGACACTCAAAAGGTTGAACCTGAACCCAGCAAACTATCCGACCTGGATTCTGAAACACGTCAGACTGTGGAGAAGATGATGTTTGATCAGAGACAGAAGCATAGGGGACTTCCAACTAGTGATGAGCTGCAGAAGCAGGAGCTGTTGAAGAAGTTCATGGCTCAGCACCCGGACATGGACTTTTCAAATGCTATGATGATGCAATAA
- the LOC133719682 gene encoding cytochrome P450 76A2-like, producing the protein MEYWEWYSLNDSLLCFIIPPLLFLLIIHWRSNSGRHGHRLPPGPPGWPIFGNMFQVGAMPHKTLTHLSHKYGPVMWLKLGAKNTMVIQSTKAATMFFKQHDLSFADRTVYEVSRVYGYHKGSLALSPYGSHWRVMRRLLTVDMLVNHRINDTASIRRKCADDLQSWIEEEASSSSRGVEVARLVFLMTFNVFGNVVLSRDLVGPKSEEGMEFFRAVHGLMEWSGHANMADYFPWLKWLDLQGLKRKMKRDLGKALEIVSKFVKERMKERKMEGAEHQKNGGNFLDVVLELMEGSGSDEPPEISDHNLNIFILEIFMAGSETTSSTIEWALTELLCNPEVLMKAKSELNQVIGRNRKIEESHIDNLPYLQCVIKETLRLHPPLPFLVPRKAMHDTVFSGYSIPKNTQVFVNVYAIGRDPDVWSDPVSFKPERFIGSKIDYKGQHYELIPFGAGRRMCAGVPLGHRMLHLTLGLLLHQFDWEFDGSITRETMDWNERLGMTMRKHEPLLAVPKKC; encoded by the exons ATGGAGTACTGGGAATGGTACTCTTTGAATGACTCTCTTCTGTGTTTTATCATACCACCTCTTCTCTTCTTGCTGATCATTCACTGGAGATCAAACTCCGGCCGACACGGCCATCGGCTTCCTCCCGGCCCTCCAGGATGGCCCATTTTCGGCAACATGTTCCAAGTCGGAGCAATGCCTCACAAAACACTCACTCATCTAAGCCACAAGTACGGTCCGGTAATGTGGCTTAAACTCGGTGCCAAAAACACGATGGTAATACAGTCTACCAAAGCGGCCACCATGTTTTTCAAGCAACACGACCTGTCGTTCGCGGACCGCACTGTCTATGAAGTAAGCCGTGTGTATGGCTACCACAAGGGGTCGCTGGCCTTATCCCCTTACGGATCTCACTGGCGGGTTATGAGACGCCTACTCACGGTGGACATGTTGGTCAACCACCGCATCAACGACACGGCGTCTATTCGTCGGAAGTGCGCCGACGACTTGCAGTCGTGGATCGAAGAGGAAGCGTCGTCGTCGTCACGTGGAGTGGAGGTGGCACGTTTGGTGTTCCTCATGACGTTCAACGTTTTCGGGAACGTGGTGTTGTCGAGGGACTTGGTGGGACCCAAATCGGAGGAAGGGATGGAGTTTTTCCGGGCGGTGCATGGATTGATGGAGTGGAGTGGGCATGCAAACATGGCTGATTACTTTCCGTGGCTGAAGTGGCTTGACCTGCAAGGtttgaagaggaagatgaagaggGATCTTGGAAAGGCTCTGGAGATTGTCTCCAAGTTTGTGAAGGAGCGCATGAAGGAGAGGAAGATGGAGGGTGCAGAGCATCAGAAAAATGGTGGAAACTTCTTGGATGTTGTGCTTGAACTAATGGAAGGAAGTGGGAGTGATGAACCACCCGAGATTTCTGATCATAATCTCAACATTTTCATACTG GAAATATTTATGGCGGGTTCAGAAACAACAAGCAGCACAATAGAATGGGCACTCACCGAACTTTTATGCAACCCAGAGGTGCTAATGAAGGCCAAATCCGAGCTCAATCAAGTCATAGGTCGAAACAGAAAGATCGAAGAGAGTCACATTGACAATCTTCCCTACTTACAATGCGTAATCAAAGAAACTCTACGATTGCATCCTCCACTTCCATTCCTAGTACCACGAAAGGCAATGCACGACACTGTTTTTAGCGGATACTCGATACCGAAGAACACACAGGTATTTGTGAATGTTTATGCAATAGGAAGAGACCCAGACGTGTGGAGTGACCCCGTATCGTTTAAGCCTGAGAGGTTCATAGGATCAAAAATTGATTACAAGGGGCAACATTATGAGTTGATTCCATTTGGAGCTGGGAGACGAATGTGTGCGGGTGTGCCCTTGGGTCATAGAATGTTGCACCTAACTTTGGGGCTGTTACTTCACCAATTTGATTGGGAATTTGATGGTAGTATTACTAGAGAGACTATGGACTGGAATGAAAGGTTAGGAATGACAATGCGAAAGCATGAGCCATTACTAGCAGTGCCTAAAAAGTGTTAA